A segment of the Hippopotamus amphibius kiboko isolate mHipAmp2 chromosome 8, mHipAmp2.hap2, whole genome shotgun sequence genome:
AACATCTTTGTTGTATGGTCTTTGAGTTGTTCTCTTGGTGTTCAGTGTCAGCAAAGTCCTTTCCCTTTTCAACATAGATCCACTCACCTAACTTACCTTGGTTGTACACATTCTGCTCTTGAAGCATATTCATAGAGGCAGAGTTTAAttaggactttattttttagatgaatATAAGAAATACTAGTACTGACATAGAAGCTCTCTTCTGTAAATCTCGAAGtagctcaaattttaaaaagttaaaaaatagcaATTATGTTGACTACTACTCATGGTATCCTTGCAGAGTACTTGTTATTcacaacttcaaaaaaaaaaataaaaaacaacccaGGAACAAAAGCTCATTTCTCTGTTATCAATTATTACTCGCATGTATGAAGCCATTAGCTTCACACAGTATTTTGTATGGTAATAACTTGACAAGATTTTAAGGGGAAGTTAAAAAGTGAACACAAATTAACCCTGAGTTACTACTCAAATCTCCAAAAAGAATCTCAAGATTTGCCTTTACTTATGGTCAAAAGACAGAATGAGGCTCATGTCATTCATCACTCTCCATTAAGATGAGGTTCTTTCAAGACCCTGGAATTCACATAAGAAGTGGTCACTTAGCCATTCTGTCCACAGATAGTAATGGGATATCTATTATGCCCACAACCCTGAGTGAGACGCTGTGGGCAACTATAAAAATTAACCAGATATTGTTATTGCCCTGGACAGACTTATATTCACTAAGAGATACATcggtataaataatatttatttaactagATCATTATTTAAGATAATACAAAATTAAGGACTTTTAAACAAAGATAGAGAAAGTTTATGACTACTGACTGAAGGAATTACTAAAATCATACACTAAAAGAGTATGTTATTGATACTAAATGATATGTATACTTCAGTAAGAAAAACACTGATCTCCCATGAAGCTGTGTGATACAAGCAGTCataacaaggaaagaaagtggTAAACTTATTGATAAATCTAAATCAGAACCTCTTGGGAAAAAATAATGGCTACGGAGAGGAAGGGActgaaaataaattggacttgGCAGAATCTTCTGGCCCCAGAGTCACCTGCTCGGTTCTTCAAGGAATCTGAGGTCTGAGCATCCCGCCAATATCATCAGAGTTGGATTCCTTTCAGAGCAGATCAGAATGAGTGTCTGGAACCCATCCAGACTCCTGGACCTGGCGGGAACAAGCCTGCTGAGGGATGAGACCTTAGCCATCGCGGCTCTGGAGGATCTGCCAGAGGTTCTTCCCACCCCTGTTCAGGGAGGCCTTCCATGGGAGATGCACTGAGACCCTGAAGGCCACGGTGCACATCTCGCCTTTGTCTGCCTGCCTCTAGGGGGCCTCATGGAGATGCCTTACCTGGGAACCTTACAAGCAGTGCCGGATGGGCTTGATGTCTTACTTGCCCAGAAGGATCGCCCCAGGAGGTGCAAACTGCGGGCACTGGATTTAAGGAATACTGGCCAGGACTTCTGGAGCGTGTGGTCTGGATCCAATATCCGTGTGTCCTCAAGCTCATTGATGGCACCAGTGACTGAGGACAGGTCAAGGACAGAACAGCCCTTGGCTCCCTTGCAGGTGTTTATAGAACTTTGCCTCAGTGAAGGGACCATGGATGGATTCTTCATCTACCTTGTACAGTGGGTAGAGAAGAGAAAAGTCTCCGTACACCTGTGCTGTAAGAAGCTGAAGATTGTTACTATGCCCATGGAAAATATTATGAAGGTCCTGAGTATGGTGCAGCTGGACTGTACCGAGGAGGTACAGGTGAATTGCACCTGGCATCTGTCCACCCTGGCCATGTTTGCTCCTCTCCTGGGCCAGATGAGTAATGTACAGAGACTCTTTCTCTCCCGCATCCACTTGTCTGCACTTGATGGGCAGGAGGAACACCACATTGTCCAAATTACCTCTCGGTTCCTCAGGCTGCACCACCTCTGGGATATTCGAATGAaatctccctcc
Coding sequences within it:
- the LOC130859194 gene encoding melanoma antigen preferentially expressed in tumors-like, coding for MEMPYLGTLQAVPDGLDVLLAQKDRPRRCKLRALDLRNTGQDFWSVWSGSNIRVSSSSLMAPVTEDRSRTEQPLAPLQVFIELCLSEGTMDGFFIYLVQWVEKRKVSVHLCCKKLKIVTMPMENIMKVLSMVQLDCTEEVQVNCTWHLSTLAMFAPLLGQMSNVQRLFLSRIHLSALDGQEEHHIVQITSRFLRLHHLWDIRMKSPSFFQGRLDQILRCLKTPLDNLTITHCLLTESDLTHLSQGPNISQLKGLDLSGVTLTNFSPELLQVLLEKVAATLQELDLDLCGIMDSQLDAILPVLTHCSKLRTFSLYGNLLSMAVMAKILHHTDGLPGLILELYPAPRESYNSQRILHLGRLAQFQAELIDIMSDLGRPRNIWISSNPCPRWGNEIFYHEKTIIYCCFVPS